In Paenibacillus sp., the sequence ACGTATTTTGATTTTCAGCAGTCCGACCTTCACCATCGCCTGATATATGATGACGACGATCGGTCCGAGAATGAGCCCGATCGCACCGATGAGCTCAAAGCCGACGTACAAGCTGATCAGCGTCGGCAGGGCGCCGATGCCCATTTGCTCCCCGAGAATTTTCGGTTCGACGATGCGGCGGAACACCGTAATGACGATGAACAGCACGAGCAGCCCGATCGCAAGACGCGTATCGCCGATGAAAGCCGAGTACGCCGCCCACGGCACCAGGACGGAGCCCGTGCCGAGTACGGGCAATATGTCGACGACGATGATGAGGAACGTGATCGCCAGAGCGTACCGGACGTCCAGCAGCAGCAGACCCCCGAAGGCGATCAAGAACGTCATGCCGCTCAGCATGAACTGCGCGCGGATGAAGCCGAACAGCGCGCTGCGCAAATTGAGCAGCACCTCCGCGATTTTATCCCGCGATTTCTCTTCGAAAAACGACAGGAACGAATGTTGGATCGTCGCCATGCTGAAGCTGAATAAATACAGCGCGACGAAAAACACCAAGAAATAAATGAGCACGTTCGGCAGCGTCTTG encodes:
- the ytvI gene encoding sporulation integral membrane protein YtvI; protein product: MLRNVLIITLGLAFLYALFTVGSPFLLALVFAIFLEPLNGLIMRYLKMNRIAAGTITCTAFVAAVLGIIYLLIAKIVSEIIALIRNLDYNELNALVLEAVARLETLTVNMPPDVAENIRVYANGQIRSLQGVATQLSGYTFDVLKTLPNVLIYFLVFFVALYLFSFSMATIQHSFLSFFEEKSRDKIAEVLLNLRSALFGFIRAQFMLSGMTFLIAFGGLLLLDVRYALAITFLIIVVDILPVLGTGSVLVPWAAYSAFIGDTRLAIGLLVLFIVITVFRRIVEPKILGEQMGIGALPTLISLYVGFELIGAIGLILGPIVVIIYQAMVKVGLLKIKIRLE